ACATAGAAAGTTTTGGGGAGGATTTGTGGGCAGTGCGTAATGTTCCTCAAATGTTGGCTCAAAGGGATGATGTCGCCGATGCCCTGATGGAGTTAAGCTGGGGGGGAAATGTGGACAGTGCCATGGTAGCCGTTGCCTGTCGTAGTGCCATTCGTAACGGTATAAAATTGACCATAGAGCAAATGCAAGACATGGTAAATAGATGGAAAATGACCCGAAATCCTCACACTTGCCCTCATGGGCGCCCCATTTATTTATCCCTTGAGGAATCATCCCTATATCGCTTTTTCCGTCGTCATTGGGTATTGGGCAAAAGCCACGGTATTTAGGGTTTCAAGTCTAAAAAAAACCTAAAGAATGGTCACACAAACATAACAAAATCGTAACAGATCCAAAAAATTATCTTATCCTAGGAACTAGATAGTTAAATTATCGAACAAGATTAGGATAAATAATTGTGAATATTCCCGGTAATATTATCACGCTGATCGCAGGAATCGCTCTAACCCTGATCAGTTTGTGGTATGGACAAAACCACGGCTTAATGCCTGTGGAAGCATCTCAAGGAGCGCAAGACGTTGACGAATTATTTAACCTAATGATGACCATTGGAACGGGATTATTCCTCATTGTGGAAGGGGTAATCGTCTACTGCATGATCAGATTTAGGCGCAAAAAAGGTGATCAAACCGATGGGCCAGGCATTGAGGGTAATGTTCCCCTCGAGATTGTTTGGACTGCCATTCCTACGGTAATTGTGTTTATCTTGGCATTATACAGTTTTGAAGTATATAACAATCTGGGGGGTTTAGATCCCGAAACTTCGAGGGATTTTCCCCAAGAGGAAATGCAGATGGCAGAAGGTGGCAATCAGGGCAAAATGGTTGCTTATAATCCTCACCAAGGACATTTATCTTTAGGTATTGGTAATGCCAATGCTGATATGGAGGTGGATGTGAATGGTATTCAGTATGCGTGGATTTTCACTGGACAGGATAATGGTATTGTTTCTGGTGAGCTTCATGTGCCTGTAAATAAAAGGGTTAAGTTAAATATGAAGGCAGGGGATGTTATCCATGCTTTTTGGGTACCTCAGCTTAGGTTAAAACAGGATGTTTTACCGGGTAGGGATTCCAATTTGACTTTTATTGCCAATCGGGAGGGTAAATATCCGATTATCTGTGCGGAGTTGTGTGGCCCTTATCATGGTGGTATGAAAACTTTTCTCTATGTCCACAGTGAGGAGGAGTATGAGCAATGGGTACAGGATAATACTTTTGCTAATGCCCAAGAAAAGGCTGATACCATGGCAAGTTTATCGGCACCGATGACGGATGAAAGTCGTTTACAAATGCACTCCCATCATTTAGGTATTGATGAGGATGTTTTGAAACAATTACAGTAGGGAATGGGCAATGGGCAATGGTGTTATTAATTTGGATAATCATCTGGTGTTTTTAACTATCCATTCTCAATGATCAATGATTCTCTAGTTTCTTGATTAATAATTTTTTGTAGTTTCTAAAAATTTTTCATAGTAATATTTTTTATGTCAAGCAACAGTATTTCGGAAAATACGCACCACAAGGAGCGTAAGTTAATTGATTACTTTACCTTTAATACGGATCATAAGGTAATTGGTATTCAATATCTCGTTACTTCGTTTTTGTTTTATTTCATTGGCGGAGCGTTTGCGGAGGTGGTACGCACGGAGTTGGCTACCCCTGATCCCGATTTTGTTTCCCCTGAGTTGTATAATCAGATTTTTACGCTCCATGGTACGATTATGATCTTTTTGTGGATTGTACCTGCGGGGGCGGCTTTTGCTAATTATCTGATTCCTTTGATGATTGGTACTGATGATATGGCTTTTCCTCGCTTAAATGCGATCGCCTTTTGGATGATTCCCCCAGGGGGCATTCTGTTACTCAGTAGCTTTCTTGTGGGTGCACCCCAATCGGGTTGGACTTCTTACCCTCCCCTTAGTTTGATGACGGGGAAATGGGGTGAGGAATTTTGGATTTTGAGCCTACTATTATTGGGTACATCGTCCATTTTAGGGGGTATCAACTTCGCCACTACCATCCTGAAAATGCGCATGAAGGATATGGATTTGCACAGTATGCCCCTATTTTGTTGGTCGATGTTGGCAACTTCTGCCCTCATTTTGCTTTCTACCCCCGTATTGGCAGGGGCATTAATTCTGCTTTCCTTTGACTTGATGGCAGGGACAAATTTCTTCAATCCTTCTGGTGGTGGTGATCCCGTGGTTTATCAACACCTATTTTGGTTCTACTCTCATCCTGCGGTATATATCATGATTTTGCCCTTCTTTGGGCTTGTGTCCGAGGTGATTCCTGTACATTCTCGGAAACCTATTTTTGGGTA
The sequence above is a segment of the Cyanobacterium stanieri PCC 7202 genome. Coding sequences within it:
- a CDS encoding cytochrome c oxidase, subunit I (PFAM: Cytochrome C and Quinol oxidase polypeptide I~TIGRFAM: cytochrome c oxidase, subunit I~COGs: COG0843 Heme/copper-type cytochrome/quinol oxidase subunit 1~InterPro IPR000883:IPR014241~KEGG: syn:slr1137 cytochrome c oxidase subunit I~PFAM: cytochrome c oxidase subunit I~SPTR: Cytochrome c oxidase subunit 1;~TIGRFAM: cytochrome c oxidase, subunit I) yields the protein MSSNSISENTHHKERKLIDYFTFNTDHKVIGIQYLVTSFLFYFIGGAFAEVVRTELATPDPDFVSPELYNQIFTLHGTIMIFLWIVPAGAAFANYLIPLMIGTDDMAFPRLNAIAFWMIPPGGILLLSSFLVGAPQSGWTSYPPLSLMTGKWGEEFWILSLLLLGTSSILGGINFATTILKMRMKDMDLHSMPLFCWSMLATSALILLSTPVLAGALILLSFDLMAGTNFFNPSGGGDPVVYQHLFWFYSHPAVYIMILPFFGLVSEVIPVHSRKPIFGYRAIAYSSLAISFLGLIVWAHHMFTSGTPGWLRMFFMATTMLIAVPTGIKVFSWCATMWGGKIELNSPMLFAIGFLSSFLIGGITGVMVASVPFDIHVHDTYFVVGHFHYVLFGGSALALFSGFYHWFPKMTGKNYHEGLGRLHFILTFIGLNLTFMPMHQLGLMGMNRRIALYDVEFQPLNLLSTAGAYTMAISTLPFLINMVWTLFKGTQAERNPWRALTLEWQTASPPIIENFEEEPVLWSGPYDYGIDEEYDYEEETVSDMLADVGVK
- a CDS encoding cytochrome c oxidase, subunit II (PFAM: Cytochrome C oxidase subunit II, periplasmic domain; Cytochrome C oxidase subunit II, transmembrane domain~COGs: COG1622 Heme/copper-type cytochrome/quinol oxidase subunit 2~InterPro IPR011759:IPR002429:IPR001505:IPR014222~KEGG: syn:slr1136 cytochrome c oxidase subunit II~PFAM: cytochrome C oxidase subunit II transmembrane region; cytochrome c oxidase subunit II~SPTR: Cytochrome c oxidase subunit 2;~TIGRFAM: cytochrome c oxidase, subunit II), which codes for MNIPGNIITLIAGIALTLISLWYGQNHGLMPVEASQGAQDVDELFNLMMTIGTGLFLIVEGVIVYCMIRFRRKKGDQTDGPGIEGNVPLEIVWTAIPTVIVFILALYSFEVYNNLGGLDPETSRDFPQEEMQMAEGGNQGKMVAYNPHQGHLSLGIGNANADMEVDVNGIQYAWIFTGQDNGIVSGELHVPVNKRVKLNMKAGDVIHAFWVPQLRLKQDVLPGRDSNLTFIANREGKYPIICAELCGPYHGGMKTFLYVHSEEEYEQWVQDNTFANAQEKADTMASLSAPMTDESRLQMHSHHLGIDEDVLKQLQ